In Methylobacterium sp. WL1, the sequence GGCCTATCGCGAGATCATGCGCGCGCTGGGGTCGATCCCGCCGGCCGATATCGGCGCGCGGCCGCAACTCGTCACCGAAGCCGTGATGGACCTCGGCGAGAAACTCAGCGAGCGCCCACTGGAGCGGCTGAACCGGTTCATGCTGCTGCGCGACGCCAAGCGGGTCGAGGTCGGCCCGCTGCTCGCCGCCTACGAGGCGCAGGGGCGCGACCGGGAGGCCCATGTCGGGGCCCACGTCGTCTTCCGGAACGAGGCGGAGGGCGCCGACCCGCGCCGCCTCGTGCTGTTCGGTGATTCCTGCGCGCATTTTGACCCGTTCCTGCTGACCGGGCTGCTGGCCGAAAGCTTCCGCGAGGTTCACTTTGTCTGGTCGGCCAGCCTCGACTGGGGCTACATCGAACGCGTGCGCCCCGACATCCTGCTGTTCGAGTTGGCCGAGCGATTCCTGGCGCGGCTGCCGCGGGACGATTTCGACGTGGCGGTCTCTGGCCAGCGCGGGACCGGCGGGCGGCTGGCGCAGATGAACGGCGCCGGGCGCGCCACCGCGGCTCAGTAGATCGCGGGGTCCAGGCGGGCGAACTCGGTGATGCTGGCCCCTTGATACTTGACGAAGGATTCGGGGGCGCAGGCGATCCCGATCATCAGCACGAGCAGGGTGGCGACGCAGGCGAGCGTCGCCGTGACCACGTCCGCATGCCGCTTAAGGGTGTGGATCAACAGACACCCCAGGGTGAACAGGGCCGCCTCAGCGACGGGCACCAGCGCGAACGACATCTCTCAGCTCCATGCAGTCTCCCGCCGAGCCGGGGGCGCTGCGGATGCGCAAAAGCGGGCGGGTGGCCGGAAAATGGCCGATTATGCTGCACTGCAATAGAAGCGTTCGCGCAAGCCTGCGTTGCACGAGGCTGTGGCGCACGCCGGAACCGAGTCGGACGGCGCCGCCGGCCCCTTTCCGCAGCCGTCTGGGCTCCCATCTCGCTTCGACGACCATCTGAACCGGGATATCACCATGGGCCTCCTCGTCGACGGCGTCTGGCGCGACCAGTGGTACGACACCGCCTCGACCGGAGGCCGGTTCGAGCGAAAGGCCTCGTCCTTCCGCAACTGGGTGACCGCCGACGGAGCACCCGGTCCTTCAGGGGAGGGCGGCTTCAGGGCCGAGCCGGGGCGCTATCACCTCTACGTCTCGCTGGCCTGCCCGTGGGCCCACCGCACCCTGATCGGGCGGGCGCTCAAGGGCCTGGAGGAGGCGATCACGGTCTCGGTGGTGGATCCGCACATGGGTGCCGAGGGCTGGGTGTTCGGAGACACGCCCGGGGCGACGCCGGACCCGATCCATCGCGCCAGCCGCCTCTACGAGGTCTACCGGGCGGCGGACTCATCCTATACCGGCCGCGTCACGGTGCCGGTGCTGTGGGACCGCAAGCGCGGCACCATCGTGTCGAACGAATCCGCCGAGATCCTGCGGATGCTCAACAGCGCCTTCGGGGAGACCGGGCCGGACCTGTACCCCGAGGATCTGCGCGTTGCGATCGACGCGATCAACGAGCGGGTTTACGACCGGGTCAACAACGGCGTCTACAAGGCCGGCTTCGCCACCGCGCAGGACGCCTACGCGGCAGCCTTCGAGGCGCTGTTTTCCGAACTCGACGCGCTGGAGGAGCGCCTCGACCGGGGCCGCTATCTCTGCGGCGACCGACTGACCGAGGCTGATATCCGCCTGTTCACGACGCTCGTGCGGTTCGATGCCGTCTATGTCGGGCATTTCAAGTGCAACCGGCGCCGCATCGCGGATTATCCCAACCTGTCGAACTATCAGCGCGACCTCTACGCGCTTCCCGGTGTGGCCTCGACAGTCGATTTCACGCACATCAAGCGGCACTATTACGAGAGTCATCCGACCATCAACCCGACCCGGATCGTACCGCTCGGTCCAGAACTCGATCTTACCGCCCCAAACGACCGTGCCCTACGGTTCGGTTGAGCGGAGGCCGATCCCGCCCGGCAGGCCCGCCTCCCTCGACAGACCGTTCAGGACGCCTAGTTCGACCGCAAACGGAGGAGACAGGCCTGCCATGACGAACCGACTGCGCCTCGCGCTGCTTTGCGCGCTCCTCGGCCTCCCCTGCACGGCGCACGCGCAGGCTGCGCTCCGGCTGGAAGGGTCGTGCGAGAAGCTGATCGTCAACGGCCAGGATCTCAGCGCGTCCTGCAGCGACGTGCTGATGAATGCCGTCAACCGCAACCGCACGAGCTTCGACTTCTCCGCGAAGGATGGCCAGACCATCAGCTTCAGCGGCAACGGCGCACAGCAGGAGGCGACCGAGGAGACCGACCCGCTGCAGCCGATCAACTTGGTGATGGTCGGCAAGGACGGGACGCCGACGCTGGCGATCGGCGCCTGCCGCTTCTCGGCCCCGGAGCCCGGCCGCACCGCGATCACATGCGAGGCCAGCACGGCGGATGGCCGCGCCTTCGCCGGAACCTTCGTAACGGCCGCCAAAGCTGCGGAGAAGGGGGCACCCGGGGCGCCGGCCCGGTGAGTTTGGACTGGTCAGACCCGGTCAGAAGCCCCATCTAAGGCACTCCACGAAAAAAGTTCCGAAGCTAGGCCAATGCTGAATGACACCCTTGCCGGCGGCGCCGCTCCGGCCGGCGACACCGATGCCCTGATCAAGGACACGACGACCGCGGGCTTCCGACAGGATGTCATCGCCGAGTCGATGCACCGGCCGGTCCTGGTCGATTT encodes:
- a CDS encoding glutathione S-transferase family protein, translating into MGLLVDGVWRDQWYDTASTGGRFERKASSFRNWVTADGAPGPSGEGGFRAEPGRYHLYVSLACPWAHRTLIGRALKGLEEAITVSVVDPHMGAEGWVFGDTPGATPDPIHRASRLYEVYRAADSSYTGRVTVPVLWDRKRGTIVSNESAEILRMLNSAFGETGPDLYPEDLRVAIDAINERVYDRVNNGVYKAGFATAQDAYAAAFEALFSELDALEERLDRGRYLCGDRLTEADIRLFTTLVRFDAVYVGHFKCNRRRIADYPNLSNYQRDLYALPGVASTVDFTHIKRHYYESHPTINPTRIVPLGPELDLTAPNDRALRFG